One segment of Rosa chinensis cultivar Old Blush chromosome 6, RchiOBHm-V2, whole genome shotgun sequence DNA contains the following:
- the LOC112169346 gene encoding uncharacterized protein LOC112169346 isoform X2, with protein MKRKFSERIPKAPWQIQSPSPRGHRLRRSSDSRFPITTPPTTTDISGKKGVKFTNLDDENRRPPRTESDNAKTSEYAFFKKLKEDASHKHHSCSESKEAYRGSNSKPRGSSRDRTNMVRNKSDDVRSSVFNKDVTEDSFESSHALPGSASRNSGSNRTRAQATLEDLHRKKKYMVEETENTLNPKGKGLDLFEETETQCRHANVFDRKRQKLLHWVRETSIPEIDYGSSLVSVLLSRLIPTSNGNNNVKNPKLMKVVPVDESMPLPSFESDIHFKELQLAPTKRFMDLGCDPYFGDATLSCRTKRSRNMVSCSYSPTSDAYKNHLDYTVWEPNSELLGGSAILCPNSDSYSILPFKEYGLVTSGYVKESDIFYQPPEYMVGREPCTPMLGWDFDRIDEERKLFNLSRDRADSELLGSSTMSCPMIDSDYVLPFREYGLREPSHVKELDVFCQPNEFMVREELGAPMLGWDFDSTDEERKLSNLSRYRVESKLLGSSPMSCPMIDSDYVLPFREYGLRETSHVKELDVFCQPNEYMVRKDLCVPMLGRDFDSTDEERNLSSLSRYRADSELLGGTAISCSMSDVDSVLPFKEYGLRASSHAEELDVFYKPNKYFVGRETCALMLGWDFDTAKERNSSNLSRRTAGHTSACIAGYHSHDDERLCLEGKYELQSDFHQIELPLNLSCIPTLLNRAWGCIDDGVWEGGTTFFSLQNDHWFRRKIINERLPYPNAESLLQLGGSSGDNYSSTCQALQFPREEISSQLLTCDDMNIRCLNDSPHKRTPTHFIKDNVNVHDSSALCLQISLDRQKAQPLGIDIDKPSWDGSEKEISFNDGDVNYIKL; from the exons ATGAAGCGTAAATTTTCCGAACGCATCCCCAAAGCTCCATGGCAGATCCAATCTCCTTCACCGCGAGGTCATCGGCTTCGTCGCAGCTCCGATTCCCGGTTCCCCATCACAACGCCCCCAACAACCACAG ATATCAGCGGCAAGAAAGGAGTCAAATTTACGAATCTCGATGACGAAAATCGCAGACCCCCAAGAACTGAATCTG ATAATGCGAAGACTTCCGAGTATGCATTCTTCAAGAAATTGAAGGAAGATGCAAGCCACAAACATCACTCCTGTTCTGAGAGCAAAGAGGCGTACCGAGGAAGCAATTCAAAGCCGAGAGGCAGTTCCAGAG ATAGGACTAATATGGTTCGGAATAAGAGCGACGACGTCAGGTCCTCAGTGTTCAACAAAGATGTCACAGAAGATAGCTTTGAGTCATCTCACGCACTACCTGGTAGTGCATCGAGAAACTCAG GATCAAATAGGACGAGAGCTCAAGCAACGTTGGAGGATTTACacaggaaaaagaaatatatgGTAGAGGAAACAGAAAACACCTTGAACCCTAAAG GAAAAGGGTTAGATCTCTTTGAAGAGACAGAAACTCAATGCAGGCATGCAAACGTTTTTGATAGGAAGAGACAGAAATTACTTCATTGGGTCAGAGAAACCTCCATTCCCGAAATTGATTACGG GTCCAGTTTGGTTTCTGTCCTCCTCAGTCGGCTGATCCCCACGAGCAATGGGAACAAT AATGTTAAGAATCCAAAGTTAATGAAAGTGGTGCCCGTTGACGAGTCTATGCCACTTCCATCCTTTGAGTCAGATATTCATTTCAAGGAACTTCAATTGGCACCTACTAAAAGATTTATGGATCTTGGTTGTGACCCTTATTTCGGTGATGCGACATTATCTTGTAGGACAAAGAGATCAAGAAATATGGTTTCCTGCTCCTATTCTCCAACTAGTGATGCTTACAAGAACCATCTTGATTACACAGTGTGGGAACCTAACTCTGAATTACTAGGAGGAAGTGCAATTTTATGTCCGAATAGTGATTCATATTCTATTCTCCCATTCAAAGAATATGGATTGGTGACATCTGGCTATGTCAAAGAGTCGGATATATTCTATCAGCCACCTGAATATATGGTTGGAAGAGAGCCATGCACTCCTATGCTGGGTTGGGATTTTGATAGGATagatgaagaaagaaaattatttaACTTGTCAAGAGACAGAGCAGACTCTGAACTACTAGGAAGTAGTACAATGTCATGTCCTATGATTGATTCAGATTATGTTCTTCCATTCAGGGAATATGGATTGAGGGAACCTAGCCATGTTAAAGAGCTGGATGTATTCTGTCAGCCAAATGAATTTATGGTTCGGGAAGAGCTAGGTGCTCCTATGCTGGGTTGGGATTTTGATAGCACagatgaagaaagaaaattatcTAACTTGTCAAGATACAGAGTGGAGTCTAAACTACTAGGTAGTAGTCCAATGTCATGTCCTATGATTGATTCAGATTATGTTCTTCCTTTCAGGGAATATGGATTGAGGGAAACTAGCCATGTTAAAGAGCTGGATGTATTCTGTCAGCCGAATGAATATATGGTGCGGAAAGACCTATGTGTTCCTATGCTGGGTCGGGATTTTGATAGCACAGATGAAGAAAGAAACTTATCTAGCTTATCAAGATATAGAGCTGACTCTGAATTACTGGGAGGTACTGCAATTTCATGCTCTATGAGTGATGTAGATTCTGTGCTTCCATTTAAAGAATATGGATTGAGGGCATCTAGCCATGCCGAAGAGCTGGATGTTTTCTATAAGCCAAACAAATATTTCGTTGGAAGAGAAACTTGCGCTCTGATGCTAGGTTGGGATTTTGACACCGCGAAAGAAAGAAACTCATCTAACCTATCAAGACGTACAGCTGGACACACATCTGCATGCATAGCCGGTTATCACAGCCATGATGACGAAAGACTGTGTCTTGAAGGCAAGTATGAACTACAATCAGATTTTCACCAAATTGAGCTCCCCTTAAACCTATCATGCATACCAACCCTTCTAAATCGAGCCTGGGGTTGCATTGATGACGGAGTATGGGAAGGTGGCACAACGTTCTTTTCTCTCCAAAATGACCATTGGTTTAGGCGGAAGATTATCAATGAGAGGCTTCCTTATCCTAATGCAGAATCTCTCCTTCAACTAGGTGGTTCCTCGGGGGATAATTATTCATCTACTTGTCAAGCTCTACAATTTCCCAGAGAGGAAATATCTTCCCAGCTTCTTACTTGTGATGATATGAACATCAGATGCCTGAATGACTCACCTCATAAAAGAACTCCTACTCATTTCATCAAAGATAATGTCAACGTCCACGACAGCTCAGCCCTTTGCCTCCAGATATCGCTCGACAGACAGAAGGCTCAGCCCTTGGGGATTGATATTGACAAGCCAAGCTGGGATGGGAGTGAAAAGGAGATAAGTTTTAATGATGGTGATGTCAATTATATTAAATTGTAA
- the LOC112169346 gene encoding uncharacterized protein LOC112169346 isoform X1 — protein MADPISFTARSSASSQLRFPVPHHNAPNNHRFSLPNPRMDLSSIVQLVVQTEIYAQFIDISGKKGVKFTNLDDENRRPPRTESDNAKTSEYAFFKKLKEDASHKHHSCSESKEAYRGSNSKPRGSSRDRTNMVRNKSDDVRSSVFNKDVTEDSFESSHALPGSASRNSGSNRTRAQATLEDLHRKKKYMVEETENTLNPKGKGLDLFEETETQCRHANVFDRKRQKLLHWVRETSIPEIDYGSSLVSVLLSRLIPTSNGNNNVKNPKLMKVVPVDESMPLPSFESDIHFKELQLAPTKRFMDLGCDPYFGDATLSCRTKRSRNMVSCSYSPTSDAYKNHLDYTVWEPNSELLGGSAILCPNSDSYSILPFKEYGLVTSGYVKESDIFYQPPEYMVGREPCTPMLGWDFDRIDEERKLFNLSRDRADSELLGSSTMSCPMIDSDYVLPFREYGLREPSHVKELDVFCQPNEFMVREELGAPMLGWDFDSTDEERKLSNLSRYRVESKLLGSSPMSCPMIDSDYVLPFREYGLRETSHVKELDVFCQPNEYMVRKDLCVPMLGRDFDSTDEERNLSSLSRYRADSELLGGTAISCSMSDVDSVLPFKEYGLRASSHAEELDVFYKPNKYFVGRETCALMLGWDFDTAKERNSSNLSRRTAGHTSACIAGYHSHDDERLCLEGKYELQSDFHQIELPLNLSCIPTLLNRAWGCIDDGVWEGGTTFFSLQNDHWFRRKIINERLPYPNAESLLQLGGSSGDNYSSTCQALQFPREEISSQLLTCDDMNIRCLNDSPHKRTPTHFIKDNVNVHDSSALCLQISLDRQKAQPLGIDIDKPSWDGSEKEISFNDGDVNYIKL, from the exons ATGGCAGATCCAATCTCCTTCACCGCGAGGTCATCGGCTTCGTCGCAGCTCCGATTCCCGGTTCCCCATCACAACGCCCCCAACAACCACAGGTTCTCGCTCCCAAACCCTAGAATGGATCTCAGCTCCATAGTCCAATTAGTTGTCCAAACTGAAATTTATGCTCAATTTATAGATATCAGCGGCAAGAAAGGAGTCAAATTTACGAATCTCGATGACGAAAATCGCAGACCCCCAAGAACTGAATCTG ATAATGCGAAGACTTCCGAGTATGCATTCTTCAAGAAATTGAAGGAAGATGCAAGCCACAAACATCACTCCTGTTCTGAGAGCAAAGAGGCGTACCGAGGAAGCAATTCAAAGCCGAGAGGCAGTTCCAGAG ATAGGACTAATATGGTTCGGAATAAGAGCGACGACGTCAGGTCCTCAGTGTTCAACAAAGATGTCACAGAAGATAGCTTTGAGTCATCTCACGCACTACCTGGTAGTGCATCGAGAAACTCAG GATCAAATAGGACGAGAGCTCAAGCAACGTTGGAGGATTTACacaggaaaaagaaatatatgGTAGAGGAAACAGAAAACACCTTGAACCCTAAAG GAAAAGGGTTAGATCTCTTTGAAGAGACAGAAACTCAATGCAGGCATGCAAACGTTTTTGATAGGAAGAGACAGAAATTACTTCATTGGGTCAGAGAAACCTCCATTCCCGAAATTGATTACGG GTCCAGTTTGGTTTCTGTCCTCCTCAGTCGGCTGATCCCCACGAGCAATGGGAACAAT AATGTTAAGAATCCAAAGTTAATGAAAGTGGTGCCCGTTGACGAGTCTATGCCACTTCCATCCTTTGAGTCAGATATTCATTTCAAGGAACTTCAATTGGCACCTACTAAAAGATTTATGGATCTTGGTTGTGACCCTTATTTCGGTGATGCGACATTATCTTGTAGGACAAAGAGATCAAGAAATATGGTTTCCTGCTCCTATTCTCCAACTAGTGATGCTTACAAGAACCATCTTGATTACACAGTGTGGGAACCTAACTCTGAATTACTAGGAGGAAGTGCAATTTTATGTCCGAATAGTGATTCATATTCTATTCTCCCATTCAAAGAATATGGATTGGTGACATCTGGCTATGTCAAAGAGTCGGATATATTCTATCAGCCACCTGAATATATGGTTGGAAGAGAGCCATGCACTCCTATGCTGGGTTGGGATTTTGATAGGATagatgaagaaagaaaattatttaACTTGTCAAGAGACAGAGCAGACTCTGAACTACTAGGAAGTAGTACAATGTCATGTCCTATGATTGATTCAGATTATGTTCTTCCATTCAGGGAATATGGATTGAGGGAACCTAGCCATGTTAAAGAGCTGGATGTATTCTGTCAGCCAAATGAATTTATGGTTCGGGAAGAGCTAGGTGCTCCTATGCTGGGTTGGGATTTTGATAGCACagatgaagaaagaaaattatcTAACTTGTCAAGATACAGAGTGGAGTCTAAACTACTAGGTAGTAGTCCAATGTCATGTCCTATGATTGATTCAGATTATGTTCTTCCTTTCAGGGAATATGGATTGAGGGAAACTAGCCATGTTAAAGAGCTGGATGTATTCTGTCAGCCGAATGAATATATGGTGCGGAAAGACCTATGTGTTCCTATGCTGGGTCGGGATTTTGATAGCACAGATGAAGAAAGAAACTTATCTAGCTTATCAAGATATAGAGCTGACTCTGAATTACTGGGAGGTACTGCAATTTCATGCTCTATGAGTGATGTAGATTCTGTGCTTCCATTTAAAGAATATGGATTGAGGGCATCTAGCCATGCCGAAGAGCTGGATGTTTTCTATAAGCCAAACAAATATTTCGTTGGAAGAGAAACTTGCGCTCTGATGCTAGGTTGGGATTTTGACACCGCGAAAGAAAGAAACTCATCTAACCTATCAAGACGTACAGCTGGACACACATCTGCATGCATAGCCGGTTATCACAGCCATGATGACGAAAGACTGTGTCTTGAAGGCAAGTATGAACTACAATCAGATTTTCACCAAATTGAGCTCCCCTTAAACCTATCATGCATACCAACCCTTCTAAATCGAGCCTGGGGTTGCATTGATGACGGAGTATGGGAAGGTGGCACAACGTTCTTTTCTCTCCAAAATGACCATTGGTTTAGGCGGAAGATTATCAATGAGAGGCTTCCTTATCCTAATGCAGAATCTCTCCTTCAACTAGGTGGTTCCTCGGGGGATAATTATTCATCTACTTGTCAAGCTCTACAATTTCCCAGAGAGGAAATATCTTCCCAGCTTCTTACTTGTGATGATATGAACATCAGATGCCTGAATGACTCACCTCATAAAAGAACTCCTACTCATTTCATCAAAGATAATGTCAACGTCCACGACAGCTCAGCCCTTTGCCTCCAGATATCGCTCGACAGACAGAAGGCTCAGCCCTTGGGGATTGATATTGACAAGCCAAGCTGGGATGGGAGTGAAAAGGAGATAAGTTTTAATGATGGTGATGTCAATTATATTAAATTGTAA
- the LOC112168884 gene encoding photosystem I reaction center subunit IV B, chloroplastic has protein sequence MASCSMASAASGFVVTPNVATNSGSATSRSSMLFFSSKSNTNARTNSGRFVIRAAEEGAGPPAAAPKAPEGAAATKPKPPPIGPKRGTKVKILRRESYWFKGIGSVVAVDQDPNTRYPVVVRFNKVNYANVSTNNYALDEIEEVK, from the exons ATGGCTAGCTGCAGCATGGCATCAGCTGCCTCAGGCTTTGTGGTCACGCCAAATGTTGCAACCAACTCAGGCTCCGCTACTAGCCGGAGTAGCATGTTGTTTTTCTCGTCCAAGAGCAACACCAACGCCAGAACTAACAGTGGCAGGTTTGTGATCAGGGCAGCCGAGGAAGGAGCAGGGCCGCCCGCCGCAGCCCCCAAGGCCCCCGAAGGTGCAGCTGCCACAAAGCCTAAGCCACCACCAATTGGACCCAAGAGAGGCACCAAG GTGAAGATTCTTAGGAGGGAGTCCTACTGGTTCAAAGGCATTGGCTCTGTTGTAGCTGTGGATCAG GACCCAAACACCCGTTACCCAGTCGTGGTTCGATTCAACAAAGTTAACTACGCAAATGTGTCCACAAATAACTATGCGTTGGACGAGATTGAAGAAGTTAAATGA
- the LOC112173093 gene encoding protein LOW PSII ACCUMULATION 1, chloroplastic isoform X1, whose protein sequence is MASVANAPLNLLKPLNLPRYKPGIGSGFVTTPSRSTINAPFLTAQSSKQSSSPIICFASEKQNSSTDASSTARIRSEVLTPFRSVRMFFYLAFIASGGLGTLIATTQLIAALTNPSRALDAPEIAKGLGIDICAVSLFAFLYYRENTAKNAQIARLSREENLSNLKLRVDEKRVIPVSSLRGFARLVICAGPASFITESFKFSEPFTEGLVERGVLVVPFATDGNSPSFEFDESDESKDFTSKRKRLWQLNPVIVSEWTNWLDEQKKLAGVSSDSPVYISLRLDGRVRGSGIGYPPWNAFVAQLPPVKGMWSGLLDGFDGRV, encoded by the exons ATGGCTTCTGTGGCAAACGCTCCCTTAAACCTTCTTAAACCTCTCAACCTTCCTCGTTACAAACCCGGCATCGGCAGTGGTTTTGTAACGACGCCGTCACGTTCTACCATTAATGCACCATTCCTCACAGCTCAGAGCTCAAAGCAAAGCTCTTCACCCATCATCTGCTTTGCTTCTGAGAAGCAAAATTCCTCTACTGATGCTAG TTCCACGGCCAGGATTAGGAGTGAAGTTCTCACTCCCTTTCGTTCCGTTCGGATGTTTTTCTATCTTGCTTTCATTGCAAGTGGTGGTTTAGGAACACTGATAGCAACCACACAATTGATTGCAGCACTAACAAACCCATCAAGAGCACTTGATGCCCCTGAAATTGCAAAGGGTCTCGGCATCGACATTTGCGCGGTGTCTCTCTTTGCATTCTTGTATTATAGGGAGAACACTGCTAAGAATGCGCAGATTGCTAGGCTGTCAAGAGAGGAGAACCTTTCGAATCTTAAGCTCCGGGTGGATGAAAAGAGGGTCATTCCTGTCAGCTCTTTGAGAGGGTTTGCTAGGCTTGTGATATGTGCTGGCCCTGCGTCGTTCATCACTGAGTCGTTTAAGTTCAGCGAGCCTTTCACTGAAGGGCTTGTGGAAAGAGGAGTGTTGGTGGTGCCCTTTGCTACGGATGGTAATTCACCAAGTTTTGAGTTTGATGAAAGTGACGAGTCTAAGGATTTTACTTCAAAGAGAAAGAGACTCTGGCAGCTGAATCCAGTTATTGTTAGTGAATGGACCAA TTGGTTAGATGAACAAAAGAAACTGGCTGGTGTCTCCTCTGACTCTCCTGT GTATATATCTCTACGCCTGGACGGTCGTGTTCGTGGCAGTGGCATAGGTTACCCGCCTTGGAATGCTTTTGTTGCACAGTTACCGCCTGTTAAGGGAATGTGGTCAGGTCTTCTGGATGGTTTTGATGGAAGAGTTTAA
- the LOC112173093 gene encoding protein LOW PSII ACCUMULATION 1, chloroplastic isoform X2 has product MHHSSQLRAQSKALHPSSALLLRSKIPLLMLGSSTARIRSEVLTPFRSVRMFFYLAFIASGGLGTLIATTQLIAALTNPSRALDAPEIAKGLGIDICAVSLFAFLYYRENTAKNAQIARLSREENLSNLKLRVDEKRVIPVSSLRGFARLVICAGPASFITESFKFSEPFTEGLVERGVLVVPFATDGNSPSFEFDESDESKDFTSKRKRLWQLNPVIVSEWTNWLDEQKKLAGVSSDSPVYISLRLDGRVRGSGIGYPPWNAFVAQLPPVKGMWSGLLDGFDGRV; this is encoded by the exons ATGCACCATTCCTCACAGCTCAGAGCTCAAAGCAAAGCTCTTCACCCATCATCTGCTTTGCTTCTGAGAAGCAAAATTCCTCTACTGATGCTAGGCAG TTCCACGGCCAGGATTAGGAGTGAAGTTCTCACTCCCTTTCGTTCCGTTCGGATGTTTTTCTATCTTGCTTTCATTGCAAGTGGTGGTTTAGGAACACTGATAGCAACCACACAATTGATTGCAGCACTAACAAACCCATCAAGAGCACTTGATGCCCCTGAAATTGCAAAGGGTCTCGGCATCGACATTTGCGCGGTGTCTCTCTTTGCATTCTTGTATTATAGGGAGAACACTGCTAAGAATGCGCAGATTGCTAGGCTGTCAAGAGAGGAGAACCTTTCGAATCTTAAGCTCCGGGTGGATGAAAAGAGGGTCATTCCTGTCAGCTCTTTGAGAGGGTTTGCTAGGCTTGTGATATGTGCTGGCCCTGCGTCGTTCATCACTGAGTCGTTTAAGTTCAGCGAGCCTTTCACTGAAGGGCTTGTGGAAAGAGGAGTGTTGGTGGTGCCCTTTGCTACGGATGGTAATTCACCAAGTTTTGAGTTTGATGAAAGTGACGAGTCTAAGGATTTTACTTCAAAGAGAAAGAGACTCTGGCAGCTGAATCCAGTTATTGTTAGTGAATGGACCAA TTGGTTAGATGAACAAAAGAAACTGGCTGGTGTCTCCTCTGACTCTCCTGT GTATATATCTCTACGCCTGGACGGTCGTGTTCGTGGCAGTGGCATAGGTTACCCGCCTTGGAATGCTTTTGTTGCACAGTTACCGCCTGTTAAGGGAATGTGGTCAGGTCTTCTGGATGGTTTTGATGGAAGAGTTTAA
- the LOC112171484 gene encoding ras-related protein RABE1c — protein MAEPHESLVKLMVVGNRDVGKSSLMRKFSPCGSHTELLKPYGIEYTARTIQLDNELVKLQIWNAAVQERFRTIPKTFYQGAKGLLLVYDVTNQLSFTEISKWLRNIKEDPANNIKKILVGNKADKDESERAVSTGRGQALAKEYDIEFFETSAETNMNVEEVFFSIARDIMLESKASGVAHEPQTFGINLLNKGETALGNKLQRSQTFG, from the coding sequence ATGGCAGAGCCACACGAGAGTCTTGTCAAGCTCATGGTTGTCGGCAACAGAGACGTCGGAAAGTCTTCTCTGATGAGAAAATTCTCTCCCTGTGGTTCCCACACCGAACTCCTGAAGCCTTATGGGATAGAATACACCGCAAGAACCATTCAACTAGACAATGAACTGGTCAAGTTGCAAATCTGGAACGCAGCTGTTCAGGAACGGTTTCGAACGATTCCGAAAACCTTTTATCAAGGGGCCAAGGGGCTTCTATTGGTGTATGATGTCACTAATCAGTTGTCTTTCACCGAAATCAGTAAATGGCTTCGCAACATCAAAGAAGATCCTGCCAATAATATCAAGAAGATACTGGTGGGGAACAAGGCTGATAAGGACGAGAGCGAAAGGGCTGTGAGCACTGGTAGAGGTCAAGCTCTTGCTAAAGAGTACGACATTGAGTTCTTTGAAACCAGTGCGGAGACGAACATGAATGTGGAGGAGGTCTTCTTTTCAATAGCCCGGGATATCATGCTGGAATCTAAAGCTTCCGGGGTCGCTCATGAGCCTCAGACATTTGGGATTAACCTGCTAAACAAAGGAGAAACTGCATTGGGGAACAAATTGCAGAGAAGCCAGACTTTTGGTTAA
- the LOC121050032 gene encoding uncharacterized protein LOC121050032 produces MHVFKNCSVIACCWLYSPLGLRAHNLDANNMKDWILGVIEKLSKQQVGVFFMQLWAIWTERNKLAWNGGEFNPMHAVTWPLKLLHDYQSCHPLKAHNKRGKGNVAKWEFPPRGRLKVNVDGAFMSDTGSGGVGVIVRDDYGHFKAAWSRFWPHLCSAFHSEVEACRAGLLLAIHQGWKQIELESDLSLLLAALNNPVDDNNSEVSRILDDCRDYMQEFDVIRIRHVSREANSAADRIAHFAVRSYY; encoded by the coding sequence ATGCATGTGTTCAAGAATTGTTCGGTGATTGCATGTTGCTGGTTATACAGCCCACTAGGGCTCCGGGCTCATAATCTCGATGCTAATAATATGAAGGACTGGATTTTGGGTGTAATTGAGAAGCTAAGCAAACAACAGGTGGGTGTTTTTTTCATGCAATTGTGGGCTATTTGGACTGAGAGAAACAAGCTGGCCTGGAATGGTGGTGAGTTCAATCCCATGCATGCAGTTACGTGGCCACTTAAATTGCTTCATGATTACCAAAGTTGTCATCCTTTGAAGGCACATAATAAGAGAGGTAAGGGCAACGTGGCTAAATGGGAGTTCCCTCCTAGAGGCAGACTTAAAGTTAATGTGGATGGTGCTTTTATGAGTGATACTGGAAGCGGTGGAGTGGGTGTAATTGTGAGGGATGATTATGGGCACTTTAAGGCGGCTTGGTCCAGATTTTGGCCGCATTTGTGTTCAGCCTTCCATAGTGAAGTAGAAGCTTGCAGGGCGGGGCTCTTGTTGGCCATTCATCAAGGATGGAAACAGATTGAGCTGGAAAGCGACTTGTCTCTGTTGCTGGCAGCCCTTAACAATCCAGTTGATGACAATAATTCTGAGGTAAGTCGGATCCTTGATGATTGTCGAGATTATATGCAAGAGTTTGATGTTATTAGGATTCGACATGTGAGTCGTGAAGCAAATAGTGCAGCGGATAGAATTGCTCACTTTGCGGTTAGATCATACTATTGA